From Candidatus Neomarinimicrobiota bacterium, the proteins below share one genomic window:
- a CDS encoding RNA-binding protein, whose product MNIYVGNLPWGVTEEALKTLFSEYGTVDTARVITDRNSGRSKGFGFVEMSNDSDAQEAIEALNGKEMDGRALRVNEARPTADNDSRRRRY is encoded by the coding sequence ATGAATATCTATGTAGGAAACCTGCCCTGGGGCGTCACTGAAGAAGCCCTGAAGACCCTTTTCTCTGAATACGGAACGGTTGATACCGCCCGTGTGATCACCGACCGTAATTCAGGCCGTTCAAAAGGCTTCGGATTTGTCGAAATGAGCAATGATTCAGATGCACAGGAAGCCATTGAAGCCCTCAACGGAAAAGAGATGGACGGCCGGGCACTCCGGGTGAATGAAGCCCGCCCCACTGCCGACAACGACTCCCGGCGCAGGCGCTACTGA
- a CDS encoding amino acid permease codes for MTEHASSDLHKGLKLVHVFTIATGAMISSGLFILPGLAHSVAGPAVIWSYVMAGLLAGIGALSMAELSSAMPKAGSDYFFVMRGFGPGVGSVAGLLSWFSLTLKSSFAIVGMATFVRLIIDLNGLLIGAGLVLLFVILNTLGVKQAARAQTWLVAGLLILLILYIIIGFPKINISNLIPFARKGIAPVFSATGLVFVSYGGLLKVASMAEEVRDPGNTMPRGILLSLTTVIIIYALTITVTSGLLDPEKLDNSLTPISLGGEQLLGQTGFIAMSIGAILAFVSTANAGLMSASRYLLAMSRDNLLPKPFSRINKRFQTPHVAVLVTGLIMALSLLLELKILVEAASTVLMLTYILACLGVVILRESALHNYRPLYKSPLYPWLQIAGIIGLIYVLYEVGTDAYLISAALILLAFAYYWFFARKVVNKESALLHLVSRITNKQLVTGTLEDELKQIIRERDDISMDRFDYLVEKAPILDLKGTVSRDELFRLSAKKLSGRLNIDEKKLTELLKKREEESSTLLTPSLAVPHVIVEGTNHFELLIVRAKEGIQFSKDYPGVKTLFVIAGTRDKRSFHLRALAAIAQIVQKRDFEKRWYEATNEQGLRDIILLSTRDRFNQNT; via the coding sequence ATGACAGAGCATGCCTCTTCCGACCTTCACAAAGGCCTAAAGCTTGTCCATGTCTTTACCATTGCCACCGGGGCAATGATCAGTTCCGGACTCTTCATTCTACCGGGGCTGGCTCATTCCGTCGCCGGTCCGGCAGTGATATGGTCTTATGTGATGGCCGGTTTGCTGGCGGGAATCGGTGCCTTGAGTATGGCGGAACTTTCCTCGGCCATGCCCAAGGCGGGAAGTGATTATTTCTTTGTGATGCGGGGATTTGGGCCAGGTGTAGGTTCTGTTGCAGGCTTATTAAGCTGGTTTTCCCTGACACTGAAAAGTTCTTTTGCCATTGTTGGGATGGCAACATTTGTCCGCCTGATCATCGATTTAAACGGTTTGTTGATTGGTGCCGGACTTGTCCTTTTATTTGTCATTCTGAACACTCTGGGAGTCAAACAGGCCGCCCGGGCACAAACATGGCTTGTGGCCGGACTTCTCATCTTACTGATACTCTATATCATCATCGGTTTCCCAAAAATCAATATATCCAACCTGATCCCTTTTGCCCGGAAAGGAATTGCACCGGTTTTCTCTGCAACCGGACTGGTATTTGTTTCCTACGGGGGCTTGCTGAAAGTCGCCAGTATGGCCGAGGAAGTCCGGGATCCCGGGAACACCATGCCCCGGGGAATTTTACTCTCACTCACAACCGTTATTATTATTTATGCCCTCACTATTACCGTTACCAGTGGATTGTTGGACCCGGAAAAACTGGACAACTCGCTGACTCCCATATCACTGGGGGGCGAACAACTTTTGGGGCAAACGGGTTTTATTGCTATGAGTATCGGAGCCATTCTCGCCTTTGTGTCGACAGCCAATGCAGGACTCATGTCCGCATCACGCTACCTGCTTGCCATGAGCCGCGACAATCTCCTGCCCAAGCCATTCTCCAGAATCAACAAACGGTTTCAAACTCCTCATGTGGCAGTGCTGGTCACCGGCCTCATCATGGCCCTCAGCCTTCTGCTTGAGTTGAAAATTCTCGTCGAAGCCGCCTCAACCGTGTTAATGCTGACCTATATTCTTGCCTGTCTGGGGGTTGTCATTTTGCGGGAAAGCGCCCTTCACAATTATCGGCCCCTTTATAAATCACCCCTCTATCCCTGGCTTCAAATTGCAGGAATTATTGGCCTGATCTATGTGTTATATGAAGTTGGAACCGATGCCTATCTGATTAGCGCCGCACTTATTCTGCTAGCCTTTGCCTATTATTGGTTTTTCGCCCGAAAAGTGGTCAATAAAGAATCTGCACTTCTTCATCTTGTCTCACGTATTACAAATAAACAACTCGTCACCGGCACTCTGGAAGATGAACTGAAACAAATTATCCGGGAAAGGGATGATATCAGTATGGACCGTTTTGATTATCTGGTGGAAAAAGCCCCCATTCTGGATCTGAAAGGAACAGTTTCACGGGATGAGTTATTCCGTCTTAGTGCAAAAAAACTTTCAGGACGCCTGAATATTGATGAGAAGAAACTGACAGAGCTCCTGAAAAAACGTGAAGAAGAAAGCAGCACCCTGTTAACGCCTTCCCTGGCAGTTCCCCATGTGATTGTAGAGGGAACCAACCACTTTGAATTACTCATTGTCAGGGCTAAAGAAGGGATTCAATTTTCAAAAGATTACCCGGGAGTTAAAACCCTCTTTGTCATTGCCGGAACCCGGGACAAGCGGAGTTTTCATTTAAGAGCCCTGGCGGCCATCGCACAGATTGTTCAAAAACGAGACTTTGAAAAACGCTGGTACGAAGCCACCAATGAACAGGGCTTGAGGGATATCATTCTTCTCTCTACGCGGGATCGTTTCAATCAAAACACCTGA
- a CDS encoding MMPL family transporter produces MMDKILRYPKTIIATILLITAFFGYQLPQIRINNDLSLFLGENNPAKTAYDAMQDVYKSTDAMVIALHNPYSSILTPETLTLIDDLTRHLDTIPLIRSVMSLTNADYITGSPEGLLVEPLLPEGQWDDHVVNTLKSRLLSWPEMYRLMLYSDDMKSTQIMIYMESGLEVEKLESAYEKTQAVLNDRDMGNLEIYLAGAPAISVILKEKMYNDMKQLIPVVVLVILVILFLSFRTSAGVILPLVTVAIASIWTLGLMSLLNIHLTMVGTAIPVILISVGSAYCIHLLSHYYDEIYQLRSSVDTQDEHRTVIRNVLHHVGVPIALTALTTMVGFGSLVSSSIIPLRESGIFLAFGVLTALGITLLFVPSLLILRQHQLKGKDSSLSGKQSSRMDRFLLFFYDFFVRHSVRNLLITLVIIALCFVGMNQILVDTNMIETFRSETPIAQADRFQNETFGGTTLLSVIVDGGEKGALLNPEILQAVDQCADYLEREIPLVGKVTTLTDLIKRMNQIMHIPPNDKELKQTTTPQNLQEDSGFSYEDFEDSNENMIEESGFTFEDMESDMEPHVTPNTETSAHTAEPFDYPVLSAENIMPLLHDIRRDHGTGDLTADRLIDELARRTNYKGAAYYEIPTDPSRYPAARGELQNLIAQYLLLYSGSLGEFADDPLEPSQTRMIVQMKSPRNAHVLDVEDKILDYARNTFPEGYSVQVTGLGKLTCSVNDLVIRSQTTSIITSLLIVFSIIAISYHSFLAGLYGIITLSLSLLINFGVMGFFNIKLDMGSSMVASVAIGIGIDYTIHFLSAYRREREKTSNLEIVTKKTLTTAGKAILFNALAVGAGFAVLIYSNFTPLENLGVLIALTMFTSSFGALTVLPALLNTFKPRFILKTGRKS; encoded by the coding sequence ATGATGGATAAGATATTAAGATATCCCAAAACTATCATTGCCACCATCCTTTTGATCACGGCTTTCTTTGGATACCAATTGCCTCAAATCCGGATCAATAATGACCTTTCCCTGTTCCTGGGCGAGAACAACCCGGCAAAAACCGCCTACGATGCCATGCAGGATGTTTATAAGAGTACCGATGCCATGGTTATTGCCCTGCACAATCCCTACAGTAGCATACTGACACCTGAAACACTGACATTGATTGATGATCTCACCCGACACCTGGACACCATCCCCCTGATCCGTTCCGTCATGAGCCTGACGAATGCCGATTATATCACCGGATCACCGGAAGGATTGCTTGTGGAGCCACTCCTTCCGGAAGGACAATGGGATGATCACGTGGTAAATACCCTGAAATCCCGCCTTCTCTCCTGGCCGGAAATGTACCGGCTGATGCTCTATAGTGATGATATGAAATCCACCCAGATCATGATCTACATGGAATCCGGTCTGGAAGTGGAGAAACTTGAAAGTGCCTATGAAAAAACTCAGGCCGTGTTGAACGACAGAGACATGGGAAATCTTGAAATCTATCTGGCCGGGGCTCCGGCTATTTCTGTCATCCTCAAGGAAAAGATGTATAATGACATGAAACAATTGATCCCTGTCGTTGTTCTGGTGATTCTGGTGATTCTTTTTCTCTCCTTCCGAACCTCAGCCGGTGTTATTTTACCTCTGGTCACGGTGGCCATTGCCAGCATCTGGACACTGGGACTCATGAGCCTTCTGAACATTCATCTAACGATGGTAGGAACGGCCATACCCGTTATTCTCATCAGTGTAGGAAGCGCTTATTGCATTCACCTGTTGAGTCACTATTATGACGAAATCTACCAATTAAGATCCTCTGTTGATACACAGGACGAGCATCGCACAGTCATCCGGAATGTCTTACATCATGTGGGGGTTCCCATTGCCCTCACAGCACTCACCACAATGGTGGGATTCGGTTCACTGGTCAGCAGTTCAATCATTCCCCTGAGGGAAAGCGGCATTTTCCTGGCCTTCGGGGTCTTAACCGCTTTGGGAATCACACTGCTTTTTGTCCCGTCCCTGCTCATTCTGAGACAACATCAATTAAAAGGGAAAGACTCCTCCCTTTCTGGAAAACAAAGCTCCCGGATGGACCGCTTTCTTTTGTTTTTCTACGATTTCTTTGTCCGGCACAGTGTTCGTAACCTGCTGATAACATTAGTAATTATCGCCCTTTGTTTCGTGGGGATGAATCAAATACTTGTCGATACAAACATGATTGAAACATTCCGCTCAGAAACACCCATTGCCCAGGCAGACCGTTTTCAAAATGAAACATTTGGCGGGACAACTCTGTTGAGTGTGATTGTTGACGGTGGCGAAAAGGGTGCCCTTTTGAATCCGGAGATTCTTCAGGCGGTGGATCAGTGTGCTGATTATTTGGAGCGGGAAATCCCCCTGGTGGGTAAGGTGACAACACTTACCGATCTGATCAAACGAATGAATCAAATTATGCACATTCCACCGAATGATAAGGAATTAAAACAAACGACCACGCCACAAAACTTACAGGAGGATTCAGGTTTTTCTTATGAGGATTTCGAAGATTCAAACGAGAATATGATAGAAGAATCCGGGTTTACATTTGAAGATATGGAATCCGATATGGAACCTCACGTAACTCCAAACACAGAAACATCGGCACACACGGCTGAACCATTTGATTACCCGGTCCTTTCGGCAGAAAATATCATGCCTCTTCTTCACGACATACGCAGGGATCATGGCACTGGGGACCTTACGGCAGACCGGCTGATTGATGAATTGGCACGACGGACCAATTATAAAGGAGCGGCATATTATGAAATTCCGACGGATCCATCCAGGTATCCGGCGGCCCGTGGAGAGCTTCAAAACTTAATTGCCCAGTATCTGTTACTCTACAGCGGTTCGTTGGGCGAATTTGCCGACGATCCCCTGGAACCATCCCAAACACGGATGATTGTCCAGATGAAATCCCCAAGAAATGCTCATGTCCTGGATGTAGAAGATAAAATCCTGGATTACGCCAGGAACACCTTTCCGGAAGGATATTCTGTCCAGGTGACCGGCCTGGGAAAACTCACCTGTTCCGTTAATGATCTTGTGATCCGGTCCCAAACCACCAGTATTATCACCTCTCTTCTGATTGTTTTTTCTATCATCGCTATCTCATACCATTCTTTTCTGGCAGGGTTGTACGGTATTATCACACTTTCTCTTTCCCTCCTGATCAATTTCGGGGTCATGGGTTTTTTCAATATCAAGCTGGATATGGGATCTTCCATGGTGGCATCTGTCGCGATTGGTATCGGTATCGATTATACCATCCATTTCCTCAGCGCTTATCGCCGTGAACGGGAAAAGACCAGCAATCTGGAAATCGTAACCAAAAAAACACTGACCACTGCCGGTAAGGCCATCCTTTTCAATGCACTTGCCGTCGGAGCCGGATTTGCCGTTCTTATATATTCCAATTTCACACCTCTGGAAAACCTGGGCGTATTGATTGCCCTGACCATGTTTACATCCTCTTTCGGAGCCCTGACGGTCCTGCCGGCTCTTTTAAATACTTTTAAACCCCGGTTTATTCTTAAAACAGGGAGGAAATCATGA
- a CDS encoding adenylate kinase: MRLVFLGAPGSGKGTQADILKERLSLTKLSTGDLLRAETEKQSPLGKKAAEYMNQGKLVPDDIMIDILKKKVTEFEKEGIGYILDGFPRTLPQARALDAMLEKIEAPLDAAILIDVPEEELLRRLTSRWTCRNCGATPSFPGGKPDDAICPNCGSKDLYQREDDTRETILKRFDVYRKNTYPLIDYYEKNGLLHRISGEGEIEEITQRIETVLKKM, encoded by the coding sequence ATGAGACTTGTATTTCTTGGCGCACCCGGATCCGGAAAAGGAACCCAGGCAGATATTTTAAAAGAGCGTTTGTCTCTGACAAAACTCTCCACAGGTGATCTTCTAAGAGCAGAGACGGAAAAACAGAGCCCCTTGGGGAAAAAAGCGGCAGAATATATGAATCAGGGGAAACTGGTCCCGGATGATATCATGATAGATATTCTGAAAAAAAAGGTCACTGAGTTTGAAAAAGAGGGGATAGGATATATTTTAGATGGATTCCCCCGGACCCTTCCCCAGGCACGTGCTTTGGATGCCATGCTGGAAAAAATTGAGGCTCCATTGGACGCAGCCATTCTGATCGACGTTCCGGAAGAGGAACTGCTTCGCCGCCTGACAAGCCGCTGGACCTGTCGAAATTGTGGTGCAACGCCATCGTTCCCGGGCGGGAAACCGGATGATGCCATCTGTCCGAATTGTGGCAGCAAAGATTTGTATCAACGGGAAGATGACACACGTGAAACAATCCTGAAGCGCTTCGACGTATATCGGAAGAATACATATCCCCTGATTGACTACTACGAAAAGAACGGACTCCTCCACCGTATTTCCGGAGAAGGGGAGATTGAAGAGATCACACAACGTATCGAAACTGTTTTGAAAAAGATGTGA
- the coaE gene encoding dephospho-CoA kinase has translation MFFLGLTGGLGSGKSTVAAFFKAWGAEVYDADDIAKSIIGNNETVKHKICLLFGEDIYPSTHDFNKTLLAERAFTSRENQEKLNALIHPYVKEKIREIHQTALKINPPLLVIEASMLFEAGSENMYDGVLVVTAPTSCRMDRALKRGSLSQEQIIFRMSLQMPEKEKIRRADYVIHNDGSIEALEAKAKSLYSKLLETQK, from the coding sequence ATGTTTTTCCTGGGACTTACCGGCGGACTGGGATCGGGAAAATCAACTGTTGCCGCTTTTTTCAAGGCCTGGGGTGCCGAAGTATATGATGCTGATGATATTGCAAAATCAATCATTGGCAACAATGAAACGGTGAAGCACAAAATCTGCCTTCTTTTTGGTGAGGATATTTATCCCTCAACACATGATTTCAACAAAACCCTTCTGGCAGAACGAGCCTTTACCTCCCGGGAAAACCAGGAAAAACTCAATGCCCTGATTCATCCCTATGTCAAAGAGAAAATCCGGGAAATCCATCAGACCGCCTTAAAAATAAATCCTCCTCTTTTGGTCATCGAGGCCAGCATGCTGTTTGAAGCCGGTTCCGAAAATATGTACGATGGTGTACTTGTCGTAACAGCACCCACATCATGCCGGATGGATAGGGCCCTGAAGCGGGGATCCCTTAGTCAAGAACAAATTATCTTCAGAATGTCTTTGCAAATGCCGGAAAAAGAAAAGATCCGCCGTGCAGATTATGTGATCCACAACGACGGATCCATTGAAGCACTCGAAGCAAAGGCCAAATCCTTGTATTCCAAACTCCTTGAAACACAAAAATAA
- the murI gene encoding glutamate racemase has protein sequence MKKIFPTTDLARLPVGIFDSGLGGLTVYRQIRTLLPSENIIYLGDTARVPYGSKSTGTIRDFAIQITRFLLDQPVKAIVVACNTASSLALDAVRSLTDLPVVNVIDPGVQEAVNATHNGHVAVIGTTATIESGAYAARVQAMNPDIQIHAAACPLFVPLVEEGWENHPITQQIAREYLDPLVQENIDTLILGCTHYPILKPALKKILPSHITIVDSSRVVARTLKEALTLHDVLHAQTKPGTDLFYVTDFPRKFQAISSRFLGYEPDHVQKIPIETLNRYSLRKE, from the coding sequence ATGAAAAAGATATTCCCAACCACTGATCTGGCCCGGTTGCCGGTGGGAATTTTCGATAGCGGACTGGGCGGACTCACCGTTTATCGTCAAATTCGAACTCTGTTACCATCGGAAAACATTATTTATCTTGGAGATACGGCGCGGGTTCCTTATGGATCCAAAAGTACCGGTACCATTCGCGATTTTGCCATACAAATTACTCGGTTTTTATTGGACCAGCCTGTGAAAGCCATTGTTGTCGCCTGTAATACGGCATCGAGTCTTGCATTGGATGCCGTTCGTTCTCTGACAGATCTTCCCGTTGTCAATGTCATCGATCCCGGTGTTCAGGAAGCCGTGAATGCAACTCATAACGGACATGTGGCCGTCATTGGAACAACAGCAACTATTGAAAGTGGAGCCTATGCAGCACGTGTGCAGGCGATGAATCCGGATATTCAGATTCATGCTGCAGCCTGTCCCCTCTTTGTCCCCCTCGTGGAAGAAGGTTGGGAAAATCACCCGATAACCCAACAGATTGCCCGGGAATATTTGGATCCTTTGGTTCAGGAGAATATTGACACCCTGATCCTGGGTTGTACCCATTATCCCATCCTGAAGCCTGCTTTAAAAAAGATCCTTCCCTCTCATATCACCATCGTGGATTCATCACGGGTCGTCGCCCGAACCCTTAAAGAAGCTTTGACTTTACACGATGTGTTACATGCACAGACAAAGCCAGGTACAGATCTTTTTTATGTAACCGATTTCCCCCGGAAATTTCAGGCTATCAGCAGTCGTTTTCTGGGATATGAACCAGACCATGTCCAAAAAATTCCCATTGAAACCCTGAACCGGTATTCCCTCAGAAAAGAATGA
- a CDS encoding outer membrane lipoprotein-sorting protein, translating into MKFTGIILSLLMSSQILWALTGQDIIDKMEARDQGETMHSIMKMTLIDKDGEETERIIETWSMVYDTEKDLHQSVMEFKSPATVKGTRFLQIQQADRDDDQWIYLPALGQVRRIAASEGSSSFMGSDFTYDDMQLQNSRTNEEHTLLREETLDSYPCWIIESKSTQPDDHAYDKLVSWISKDHLIPVRVEFYDKKDEKLLKVMTVKQNIQKIDGIWTVFETKMENVRENHITLLTILRNADGLPFIEYNKKIDPRRFTRNFLQTGRAE; encoded by the coding sequence ATGAAATTCACAGGCATTATCCTTTCACTGCTCATGTCATCTCAGATCCTATGGGCCTTGACAGGACAGGATATCATAGACAAAATGGAGGCTCGGGATCAGGGAGAAACCATGCATTCCATCATGAAAATGACCCTGATTGATAAAGACGGAGAAGAAACAGAACGGATCATTGAAACATGGTCAATGGTGTATGATACAGAAAAAGACCTTCACCAAAGTGTGATGGAATTCAAATCACCGGCGACCGTTAAAGGGACCCGGTTTCTGCAAATTCAACAGGCAGACCGGGATGATGATCAGTGGATTTATCTGCCGGCCCTTGGCCAGGTTCGCCGCATTGCTGCTTCAGAAGGAAGCTCATCCTTTATGGGATCGGATTTTACCTATGATGATATGCAACTTCAGAACAGCCGGACCAACGAAGAACATACACTTCTCCGGGAAGAAACCCTGGATTCATATCCCTGCTGGATCATCGAAAGCAAAAGTACCCAACCCGATGATCATGCTTATGATAAGCTGGTGTCCTGGATTAGCAAGGATCACCTGATACCTGTTAGGGTTGAGTTTTATGACAAGAAAGACGAAAAACTGCTGAAAGTGATGACCGTAAAACAGAATATCCAAAAAATTGATGGCATCTGGACTGTTTTTGAAACAAAAATGGAAAATGTCCGGGAAAATCATATCACCCTTTTAACCATTCTTCGAAATGCCGACGGATTACCCTTTATTGAATACAATAAAAAGATAGACCCGCGACGGTTCACCCGGAATTTTCTCCAGACCGGCCGTGCGGAATAG